The following is a genomic window from Pseudophryne corroboree isolate aPseCor3 chromosome 3, aPseCor3.hap2, whole genome shotgun sequence.
gaatgcaaatgtgactctgttgtctaagaggtttgataaatctgagtctaagaaccagacatggagaaaatccattgaggatgcattgtcacaagctcagaccccttcggggtctcagaaacatgcttttacccagatagcagatacagataccgacacggactctgaatccagtgtcgactatagtgatgccagattgaattcaaaactggctaagagcgttcagtacatgattgtggctataaaagaagtgttgcatataacagaggaccctgatactagggtctgtatttatagaggaaagaaacctgaggtaacgtttcctccctctcatgaactgaacgctcttttcggAAAGGCTTGgggaaatcctgacaagaagatacattttcccaaaagaattccagtggcatatccgtttccttttggggacagggaaaggtgggagtcaaccacCACGGTTGACAAAGCTTTAttacgtctgtccaaaaaggtggtgcttccgtctcctgacacggcagccctaaaggatcctgcggatcataagcaggaaaatacactaaaatccatttatgtcactacgggttcgctactcaggcctgccgttgcttcggcatgggtgagtagcgctattgaaaagtgaccagataacttgtcatctgagatagataccctagacagggataatgtgcttttgactctgggtcatatcagggacgccgcagcatatttaaaagaagctgtaagggatattggccttttgggatcaagggccaatgccatggcagtctcggcatggagagcattgtggattcatcaatggaatgctgactctaagaaggcgatggagtcgttaccgtttaacgatagtgtcttgtttggtgacggcctcactgacctggtatctacggctaccgcgggtaagtcgtcatttttaccttatgttgctgcacaacagaagaaaacgccccactatcagatgcagtcctttcggcccaataaatacaagaaaggacgatgctcctccttccttgctggaagaggaaggggaaaaaggtcaccggctgtggcaagttcccaagagcagaagtcctctccggcttctaccaaatccaccgcatgaccctggggcttctctgcgggagtccgcaccagtgggggcacgtctgaggctcttcagtcaggtctgggtgcactcggacctggatccttggatattagaaatagtagaccaagggtacaaattagagtttcaggacataccccctcaccaatttttcaaatcggccttgccagtttctcttccagaaagagaggtggtatgcgctgcgatactaaagctgtgtcaaaatcaagtcattgttacggtacccccgtcacaacaggggaagggtttttattcgactctgttcgtggtaccgaagccggatggctcagtcagaccgattctgaatctaaaatctctcaatttctttctaaaaagattcaaattcaagatggaatctctccgagcagtgatctccagtctggaggaggacgattttatggtgtcggtcgacataaaggatgcctacttacacgttcccatatatcctccacatccggcatacctgaggtttgctgttcaggattttcattaccaatttggcaatggcggtggacgccctggtgacaccgtgggtgtttccgtcggtttatgtgttccctccacttccactcattccaaaggtgataaagatcataagaagaacaagggttcaggcgatactcattgttcccgactggccaaggagggcctggtatccagatcttcaggagttgctcatagaagatccctggcctcctcctctacgagaggacctgttacaacagggtccgtgcgtgtatcaagacttaccgcggctgcgtttgacggcatggtggttgagcgccaaatcctagcccgtaagggtattcccagtgaagtcattcccacacttcttcaggctagaaaagaagtgacggcaaagcattaccaccgtatttggaggaaatgtgtgtcttggtgtgaatccaagaaggctcctatggaggaatttcagctggggcgtttgctccattttttacaagctggtgtggatgctggcctgaagttgggctcagttaaagtgcaaatttcggtcttatcgattttctttcagaaagaattggcctcccttcaagaagttcagaccttcgtgaaaggcgtactacacatccaacctccctttgtgcccccagtggcgccttgggatctgaatgtggtgttgcagttcctgcaatctcattggtttgaacctttgcgtaaggttgagttaaagttccttacttggaaggtagtcatgttgttgcaCAATACAATTATATAGACACCCAAACGCACCGGACCAACTTTATTTGTGGACCCGCCTGCGTCCGTGTGTGAACATAAATTCAGGCGCAGCTATATATTTATATGCAATATCCAATAAATTTAGCTATTCACCACCACTTAAAATCTGAATGCAGCTCCCACTCAGTAACCTGAAGTGTATACCAATTTCGAAACAAAAAAagaaatcacttatgtgagagagcgcaaaagattttaaacatttttattttatattaaaaactATAAAACTATTATAGCATCATCATATGCATATAATGCTATATGCCTTTGAAACATATAATTATTGAATCTACACAATAAAGCTACCATGAATCAGGAACACATATCAGTCCATAAGAGATTATTATCTAACACCAGCTGCCACTGGTTTGCAGAATTATCCTCACCGTTCCTTTTAACCACTTAGTGGCTAGAATACAGTccaatgtcccgcatcaacagattctagACTCTTTCTCCACAGAAATGTTATATGGATACTGATAAAACTTCATGAATAGTGTCTGATGTTCATGAAATATTGTAGCAGAAAGTTCCAATATTATATTCAAACTGTAATACTTTTGTTATTTTCGTAGATGGACAGACTTAGATTTGCATACAGGGATTGTGCCTCTTATCCGTTGACACTTAGATGATATTGTGTCTAGCTGTACAGGGACGATATCAAAATTAGAGGGTATGTCTCACCTCACCGTGCCCAGGTGTTGAAGTTATCGCTCTGCGGATAGTCGTGACCGGTCACCAAGGAAATTCCCCCGTTGCTGTTGACCACATGCAAATCTAAGTCTGTCCATCTACGAAAATAACAAAAGTATTACAGTTTGAATATAATATTGGAACTTTCTGCTACAATATTTCATGAACATCAGACACTATTCATGAAGTTTTATCAGTATCCATATAACATTTCTGTGGAGAAAGAGTctagaatctgttgatgcgggacattggACTGTATTCTAGCCACTAAGTGGTTAAAAGGAACGGTGAGGATAATTCTGCAAACCAGTGGCAGCTGGTGTTAGATAATAATCTCTTATGGACTGATATGTGTTCCTGATTCATGGTAGCTTTATTGTGTAGATTCAATAATTATATGTTTCAAAGGCATATAGCATTATATGCATATGATGATGCTATAATAGTTTTATagtttttaatataaaataaaaatgtttaaaatcttttgcgctctctcacataagtgatttcttttttagtcatgttgttggccttggcttccgcaaggtgggtctctgaattggcggctttgtctcacaaaagcccctatttaatcttccatgctgatagagccgagttgagaactcgtcagcaatttttgccaaaggtggtttcatcatttcacgtaaatcagcctattgtggtgcctgtggctactgacgctttggcggaatcaaagtctctcaatgtggtcagagctttgaatatctatgtcgccagaacggctcaaattaggaaaacagaggctctgtttgtcctgtgtcctgtggggctcctgcttccaagcagactattgcacgttggatctgtaatacgattcagcaagctcactctACGGCAGGACTGGCGTTACCAAAATctttgaaggcccattctaccagaaaggtgggctcatcctgggcggctgcccggggggtctcggcattacagctttgccgagcagcgacttggtcgggatcaaacacctttgcaaagttttacaagtttgataccctggctgtggaggacctcttgtttggtcaatcggtgctgcagagtcatccgcactctcccgcccgttctagaactttggtataaaccccatggttcttgaagcatccccagcatcctctaggacatatgagaaaataggattttaatacctaccggtaaatccttttctcttagtccgtagaggatgctgggcgcccgtcccagtgcgggctgtatctgcagtttggttgtagttacgctcatgttgagttaagttcagtcaatctgtgactgttgtttggtcatgctgttgcatgcgttgttgttgaatgccatgttatacggcgtggtttgaggtgtgagctggtatgtatctcaccttagttaaaaaCGTTaactaaatccttttcctcgaaatgtccgtctccctgggcacagttcctataactggagtctggaggaggggcatagagggaggagccagttcacacccatttaaagtcttaaagtgcccttgtctcctgcggatcccgtctataccccttggttcttaaagcatccccagcatcctctacggactaagagaaaaggatttaccggtaggtattaaaatcctattttctgaggcggtcgttcaaactatgttgaaggcccgtaagccggcttctgctcggatttaccatagggtctggaatgcttactttacttggtgtgcatctcacaatcatgacgttttcaagtttagcgcgGCCAAACTgttgccttcctacaacagggcctggagttaggcgtgcgtctggcctccctcaaggttcacatttctgtcttgtcggtttggtttcagagaaagattgctgcccttccggatgttcatacattcactcagggattgttgcggattcagcctccttatgtacctcctgtggcccccTGGGATCTGTCTGTGGTATTGGAGGCCTTGCGAgagtccatttgaacctcttgcctctgcttatcttaagtggctgtcccttaaggtgctattttactggctattgcttcagctagaagggtctcggacttgggtgccttatcctgcaagtccccccatttgatttttcatcgtgaccgggtggttcttagaacgcgACTGGGTtaattacccaaggtggtgtcttcattccaccttaaccaggagattgtggttccggcctttaattctcctgagttgtctcccaaagaacggtctttggatgtgatacgggctctccgtatctatgtgaagagaacttcctccgtaaggaaatctgattctctttttgtattgtttggttttcacaaacgtggctggcctgcttctaagcagactctggctagatgtattagaatggtgattgcacatgcttatgtgcaggctggtcgtccagctcctgctaccattaaggcccattgtactcggtcggttggaccttcttggacggcccaccgtggtgcgacccttgaacaattgtgcaaggcggctacgtggtcctcagggaacacgtttataaggttctatgccttcgataccgctgcttcccgggatgcttcctttggatgccggattcttgtgcccgctacagtgcgtcccctcccgtgaggaactgctttgggacatccccgatgtaattccttgtggagcccagtgtaccccgcagcagaaaacgagatctatggtaggaacttaccgttgttaaatctctttctgcgaggtacactgggcttcacaaggcgcccaccctgacacactttagctttttttgggttggtattggcatagccgctgacaccctctcctgcggtgagtgtgtggtgtatttgtcctctctggtacctgctactgcattgggctggttaacaaaactgagctccctggcatggaggcggggttatagaggaggcagcgctgtgcatcttgggaacagtcaaaagctttgagcctgttggtgcctcggatcaagatcctactctataccctgaTGTAATTCcgtgtggagccaagtgtaccttgcagaaagagatttaacaacggtaagttcttaccataaatctcgtttttccaaACAACGTTAATCACTTTTGGGGAGTAACCCCGTTCGAGGAAGCGAGAGGACATCTCTATAATCTGTTTATCCGCCAATTCTCTTGTAGAGTTAATCCTCAATATGCAAAGGAATTGTGAGATAGGAAGTCCTTCCTTAAGCGAACTTGGATGTTGACTATTGGCAAATAATGAATTTCGGTCTGTGTCCTTCCGAAACAGTCGTAGACAATTCATTACCAGTCCGGTATATTTTAACATCCAAAAAATACATTTCGGTGTCATGAATACAACTTGAAAATCTAATCGGGGAGTTGAGAGAGTTGAGAAACTCAACCATTTCACTGAACTGTGTGTTAGTGCCGCACCACaacaaaaataaatcatctataaaacgtcTATAATACAAATTCTGATATCCAAACCTAGGTGGGTGCCTAGGATACTATAAATAACAAACTTTACTGTGGAGCGCATGATGTTTCCGATGCGCTCCACGGCATTTATCGAGTGGCGCGGACACTTCCGGGTCCGGCGCCCTCTGGTTGTGTACATCTCCTACCATGGTTACCTAGTGCTTAGCTGAACAGTTGGCGTACTGTGGAGCGCATGAACCTAGTGGGTGTGTTCCGGGACAGCGGCATAACGCTTGAGCACTTCCGGGTTCTGCTATTTCCGGACTTTTGTAATTTGTATTTTCTAACCAttctggtttgtttttttacaacttCTGAATACATTGTGGATTCAGTGAGGCTGCGCTGCCACTAGTATTGATGTTATGTCATCGTCTAGTGGGCTAATAATGTATATTTGATGACAGTTGGTACTAAATGCCCCATGATGCAGTGCCTTTGTGACAGGGAATTCTGGGTGATGATTGTTGGTATAAATATATGTGTCGGTGGTGATGGTGCTTTAGTCTGCTCTCTTGCTGCCTTGATGTTATGATGCACTGTTGCTGGTCCTGATGATGGTCCTacagggaccgaaacgtcgaccaaataTGcacatctgcatatatatatatatatatatatatatatatataaaatatacacacataacTATGTATATATAATGTCATTATCTCAGGAGGAGGCCCAAAAGTGtgagattttggataagggattctcaacctgtatagcTTTTTATCTGTAGTTATTTATAGGAAATTAATTGTACATGGCTTTAAttgattggtcataaaatgtgtattCGCAAGTATTATATTAATTAACACATTTGATTTCCGCAGTTTGATTAATATGAGTGTTCCACCTACCAATGATGATTATATTAATAATGGTGTGGGATTGGCAAGTCCCCACTAGTGGATCCGATAGCTAGTTCGGTTATTGCACTTTTATAATGCCTCTATATGTTCATAGAAAAGTTAAATGAATCTAAGTAAAATAAACTTTATAtttgttttttgtagcagcgctcctGGCAGTGGTCCCATGTTTAAACCAACTACAGTTGCTTTGGATGAGGAAGGAGTGGAAGAGGAAGATGTACCTATTTCTACAAGCTCAACAATGCAAGACAGCCCAAAACGAGTACAGGAAGAAAAATCACCCCAGATTTCCAATTGTGCTCTTATTCCAGCTACAACTCCAACTATAACTTTTGGCTTTAAAAGCTCAGCTAGTACATCATCTCTTCAGAAAGTGGGTTTTTCTTTCTCCTTTGCTAAAAAGACTCCATTGAAGTTAGAGTCCTCGGCGGCAGTCTTCAAGGACATCAACGAGGAGGTGGGATCAGCAGAGGAGGAGAAAGAGGAGGACAAACCATCATCTGCTGATGTTATATGCACCCTGCAAGCAGTGGAGGGTGAGAGCAGCAAAGAAAGTGAAAACaaggtagaggaagaggaaagcCAAGTGGATGATGGtgcctcccttgcaagcaccttaTCAAAACTAAAGAAGATGAAACGAGAGGAAAGGGGGGGTCAACCTGGGGAACCAGAGTATTATCACTACATGCCACCTGCCCATTGTAGGGTGAAACCTAATTTCCAATTCTTGCTCTTTATGAGATCCACAGAGCAAACACTGGCAGAGAATGTGCCTCTGAAGGATGACAAGAAACAAACTGTTACAAGCAAAGTCAAACCTGTAAAACAGACAGAAAGCAAAGGAGAAAAAAGTGTAAGTGTTGATATGAAGATTATTGGGAATCAACCAGTCGAACGTAGTGGCTCTCCTGGCTTGCCCAAGGCAGACCTGACAGAACATACAAGTGACAAAGAAAAGCCTAACCCTACTTCCAGTGTAGAGCCACCCAAGGCTTCTCCCACTTCTGCAAAAGACCACCCAGGTCGACCAAAACTCCCAACTGGTCCATTTTTTCCAGTTCTGAGCAAGGATGAGAGCACAACTCTGCAGTGGCCCTCTGAGCTCCTGATATTCACCCAGGCTGAACCATCCATCTCTTTCAGCTGTAACCCATTATATTTTGACTTCAAACTTTCTCGAAACAAAGATGGAAAACCTAAAGGAGTGGAGAAGCCAAAGAATAACCCAGGATCAAGTAAAGATAATTTACCTGCCACTGAATCGGACAAGGACCCAAATATCCAAATTAAAAAGGAGGCTATCCCAGTTATGCATACATGTGGTGCCCAACCAAAAGCTTCTGCAGCTTCCTCTGATGTTAAGGCTGAAACTCTTGCAGAAGAGGACAAAGGTGAAGCTACTGGGAAGTCTCATAAGCACAAGAAGAAGAAAAAGCACAAGAAGAATAGCAAGCGGAAGCGGAAATACAAAGAAGGAGACGAGGGGACAGAAcagaaaactaaaaagcataagaaGCATAAGCACAAGAAATCAAAGGGTGCTTCCAAAACAGTGTTGAAAATTACAGAGTCTGATGTAAATCTGGCTCTTACTTTGGAAAATCGCAGTGGAGACTCTGCAACAGGGAAGTCCCTAGCAAAAGAAGACAGTGGGGGAAATACTAGTACTAAACAGGATCTTCACACTTCTTCCAAGGAGCCAGAGAATAAAAAGCCCAAAACTGACCTTAAAACATCACTTCCCCCTACTGCTgctccatcatcatcatcttctcatAGAAACACACCCACCAAGGCCAGAAGTAGACAAAGTAGTGGAGATTACGATAGTGAAGATGTCAGTAGGAAAAAGTCCACGTCTAGATACAGTGATGAGTATGACTCAACAAGTGATCGCTCCAGAAGTCGATCAAGATCTGGAAAACGGCGGCGATCCTACTCATCCAGTTCAGGAGGGTCCACTGATAGAAGTAGATATAGTCGCAATCAAAGCTATTCAGACAGTGACTATAGCGATTATAGCAGTGGATCAAGGAGGCGATCGAAGCGGAGGTCACCAGGTTCAGATTCAGACTCTGCGGTTTCCAAAAGACATTCCACTAGACATAAATACTCCTCTTCTGATTACAGCCGTAGTCGTTCTAGAAGCAGAAGTCGCTCGAGGAGAAGTAGGAGTCGGGGCAGAGGAAGGTCAAGTAGTAGTAGCCGAAGTCGGAGTAAGAGGAGGAGCCGCAGCTTGACTGGTCACAGCTGGAAGCGCAGCCGTAGTTATAGTAGGGACCGGAGCACAAGTGTTCGCAGTCACTCTGGGAAAGGATCACATGGGCGGGACAGTGTTGATAGTCGTAGAGGTGGCAGGCGAGACTTTAACCGTTCCAAGATTTACCGTTCACAATCCCCACATTATACTCGCTCCGGGAACCGAAGAGAGGGGGGTAGAGGTTCAGAACCAAGGAGAGCTGGTGGCTCTAACTTGCCCTGCAGAAGCACAGAGAAAGATGTAGGGAGATGTATTTTAACAGCAAAGCGGCTACTTGAAAAAATACAGTCACGACGTTTGGAAAAGGCAGCAGGCACTGCAGAAAGCAGCTC
Proteins encoded in this region:
- the GPATCH8 gene encoding G patch domain-containing protein 8 isoform X3, with the protein product MGMGRMEMELDYAEDATERRRVLEVEKEDTEELRQKYKRLKDLKQREFARNISSRSRKDERKQEKALRRLLELAEQRKQLESSAPGSGPMFKPTTVALDEEGVEEEDVPISTSSTMQDSPKRVQEEKSPQISNCALIPATTPTITFGFKSSASTSSLQKVGFSFSFAKKTPLKLESSAAVFKDINEEVGSAEEEKEEDKPSSADVICTLQAVEGESSKESENKVEEEESQVDDGASLASTLSKLKKMKREERGGQPGEPEYYHYMPPAHCRVKPNFQFLLFMRSTEQTLAENVPLKDDKKQTVTSKVKPVKQTESKGEKSVSVDMKIIGNQPVERSGSPGLPKADLTEHTSDKEKPNPTSSVEPPKASPTSAKDHPGRPKLPTGPFFPVLSKDESTTLQWPSELLIFTQAEPSISFSCNPLYFDFKLSRNKDGKPKGVEKPKNNPGSSKDNLPATESDKDPNIQIKKEAIPVMHTCGAQPKASAASSDVKAETLAEEDKGEATGKSHKHKKKKKHKKNSKRKRKYKEGDEGTEQKTKKHKKHKHKKSKGASKTVLKITESDVNLALTLENRSGDSATGKSLAKEDSGGNTSTKQDLHTSSKEPENKKPKTDLKTSLPPTAAPSSSSSHRNTPTKARSRQSSGDYDSEDVSRKKSTSRYSDEYDSTSDRSRSRSRSGKRRRSYSSSSGGSTDRSRYSRNQSYSDSDYSDYSSGSRRRSKRRSPGSDSDSAVSKRHSTRHKYSSSDYSRSRSRSRSRSRRSRSRGRGRSSSSSRSRSKRRSRSLTGHSWKRSRSYSRDRSTSVRSHSGKGSHGRDSVDSRRGGRRDFNRSKIYRSQSPHYTRSGNRREGGRGSEPRRAGGSNLPCRSTEKDVGRCILTAKRLLEKIQSRRLEKAAGTAESSSKSGSKVKDPPQGYFGPKLPPALGIKPAQLPMIGKLPVGSKGTAPQRGENDSGETSVAIEGEQEKEGKTLVEETPVSEPPTPAVEHLAPEAAVCCQPPPPGFGEGAASHPLGNGSLPFPPLQGRLIPPPPPPPPDAEFFQPSAYPPITVDPNSSRPEGEDEEEEEEEDEGSLAPLESQPIIFTPDEMEKYSKLQQAAQQHIQQQLLAKQVKSFPAGAMPQALQPVTQTLQPIHIQQAPPPVSAASLTTVQHAILQHAAAAAAMGIPPHHQQLAQVHHIHQPHLAPISLSHLTHSLIPAHHAAFYASHPIHIIPASALHHAGPLTLHHVPHALYPTLLAPRQATAAAAALHLHPLLHPIFSGQDLQHPPSHGT
- the GPATCH8 gene encoding G patch domain-containing protein 8 isoform X1, which translates into the protein MGMGRMEMELDYAEDATERRRVLEVEKEDTEELRQKYKDFVDKEKAIAKALEELRANFYCELCDKQYQKHQEFDNHINSYDHAHKQRLKDLKQREFARNISSRSRKDERKQEKALRRLLELAEQRKQLESSAPGSGPMFKPTTVALDEEGVEEEDVPISTSSTMQDSPKRVQEEKSPQISNCALIPATTPTITFGFKSSASTSSLQKVGFSFSFAKKTPLKLESSAAVFKDINEEVGSAEEEKEEDKPSSADVICTLQAVEGESSKESENKVEEEESQVDDGASLASTLSKLKKMKREERGGQPGEPEYYHYMPPAHCRVKPNFQFLLFMRSTEQTLAENVPLKDDKKQTVTSKVKPVKQTESKGEKSVSVDMKIIGNQPVERSGSPGLPKADLTEHTSDKEKPNPTSSVEPPKASPTSAKDHPGRPKLPTGPFFPVLSKDESTTLQWPSELLIFTQAEPSISFSCNPLYFDFKLSRNKDGKPKGVEKPKNNPGSSKDNLPATESDKDPNIQIKKEAIPVMHTCGAQPKASAASSDVKAETLAEEDKGEATGKSHKHKKKKKHKKNSKRKRKYKEGDEGTEQKTKKHKKHKHKKSKGASKTVLKITESDVNLALTLENRSGDSATGKSLAKEDSGGNTSTKQDLHTSSKEPENKKPKTDLKTSLPPTAAPSSSSSHRNTPTKARSRQSSGDYDSEDVSRKKSTSRYSDEYDSTSDRSRSRSRSGKRRRSYSSSSGGSTDRSRYSRNQSYSDSDYSDYSSGSRRRSKRRSPGSDSDSAVSKRHSTRHKYSSSDYSRSRSRSRSRSRRSRSRGRGRSSSSSRSRSKRRSRSLTGHSWKRSRSYSRDRSTSVRSHSGKGSHGRDSVDSRRGGRRDFNRSKIYRSQSPHYTRSGNRREGGRGSEPRRAGGSNLPCRSTEKDVGRCILTAKRLLEKIQSRRLEKAAGTAESSSKSGSKVKDPPQGYFGPKLPPALGIKPAQLPMIGKLPVGSKGTAPQRGENDSGETSVAIEGEQEKEGKTLVEETPVSEPPTPAVEHLAPEAAVCCQPPPPGFGEGAASHPLGNGSLPFPPLQGRLIPPPPPPPPDAEFFQPSAYPPITVDPNSSRPEGEDEEEEEEEDEGSLAPLESQPIIFTPDEMEKYSKLQQAAQQHIQQQLLAKQVKSFPAGAMPQALQPVTQTLQPIHIQQAPPPVSAASLTTVQHAILQHAAAAAAMGIPPHHQQLAQVHHIHQPHLAPISLSHLTHSLIPAHHAAFYASHPIHIIPASALHHAGPLTLHHVPHALYPTLLAPRQATAAAAALHLHPLLHPIFSGQDLQHPPSHGT
- the GPATCH8 gene encoding G patch domain-containing protein 8 isoform X2, with translation MGMGRMEMELDYAEDATERRRVLEVEKEDTEELRQKYKDFVDKEKAIAKALEELRANFYCELCDKQYQKHQEFDNHINSYDHAHKQRLKDLKQREFARNISSRSRKDERKQEKALRRLLELAEQRKQLESAPGSGPMFKPTTVALDEEGVEEEDVPISTSSTMQDSPKRVQEEKSPQISNCALIPATTPTITFGFKSSASTSSLQKVGFSFSFAKKTPLKLESSAAVFKDINEEVGSAEEEKEEDKPSSADVICTLQAVEGESSKESENKVEEEESQVDDGASLASTLSKLKKMKREERGGQPGEPEYYHYMPPAHCRVKPNFQFLLFMRSTEQTLAENVPLKDDKKQTVTSKVKPVKQTESKGEKSVSVDMKIIGNQPVERSGSPGLPKADLTEHTSDKEKPNPTSSVEPPKASPTSAKDHPGRPKLPTGPFFPVLSKDESTTLQWPSELLIFTQAEPSISFSCNPLYFDFKLSRNKDGKPKGVEKPKNNPGSSKDNLPATESDKDPNIQIKKEAIPVMHTCGAQPKASAASSDVKAETLAEEDKGEATGKSHKHKKKKKHKKNSKRKRKYKEGDEGTEQKTKKHKKHKHKKSKGASKTVLKITESDVNLALTLENRSGDSATGKSLAKEDSGGNTSTKQDLHTSSKEPENKKPKTDLKTSLPPTAAPSSSSSHRNTPTKARSRQSSGDYDSEDVSRKKSTSRYSDEYDSTSDRSRSRSRSGKRRRSYSSSSGGSTDRSRYSRNQSYSDSDYSDYSSGSRRRSKRRSPGSDSDSAVSKRHSTRHKYSSSDYSRSRSRSRSRSRRSRSRGRGRSSSSSRSRSKRRSRSLTGHSWKRSRSYSRDRSTSVRSHSGKGSHGRDSVDSRRGGRRDFNRSKIYRSQSPHYTRSGNRREGGRGSEPRRAGGSNLPCRSTEKDVGRCILTAKRLLEKIQSRRLEKAAGTAESSSKSGSKVKDPPQGYFGPKLPPALGIKPAQLPMIGKLPVGSKGTAPQRGENDSGETSVAIEGEQEKEGKTLVEETPVSEPPTPAVEHLAPEAAVCCQPPPPGFGEGAASHPLGNGSLPFPPLQGRLIPPPPPPPPDAEFFQPSAYPPITVDPNSSRPEGEDEEEEEEEDEGSLAPLESQPIIFTPDEMEKYSKLQQAAQQHIQQQLLAKQVKSFPAGAMPQALQPVTQTLQPIHIQQAPPPVSAASLTTVQHAILQHAAAAAAMGIPPHHQQLAQVHHIHQPHLAPISLSHLTHSLIPAHHAAFYASHPIHIIPASALHHAGPLTLHHVPHALYPTLLAPRQATAAAAALHLHPLLHPIFSGQDLQHPPSHGT
- the GPATCH8 gene encoding G patch domain-containing protein 8 isoform X4, whose amino-acid sequence is MFKPTTVALDEEGVEEEDVPISTSSTMQDSPKRVQEEKSPQISNCALIPATTPTITFGFKSSASTSSLQKVGFSFSFAKKTPLKLESSAAVFKDINEEVGSAEEEKEEDKPSSADVICTLQAVEGESSKESENKVEEEESQVDDGASLASTLSKLKKMKREERGGQPGEPEYYHYMPPAHCRVKPNFQFLLFMRSTEQTLAENVPLKDDKKQTVTSKVKPVKQTESKGEKSVSVDMKIIGNQPVERSGSPGLPKADLTEHTSDKEKPNPTSSVEPPKASPTSAKDHPGRPKLPTGPFFPVLSKDESTTLQWPSELLIFTQAEPSISFSCNPLYFDFKLSRNKDGKPKGVEKPKNNPGSSKDNLPATESDKDPNIQIKKEAIPVMHTCGAQPKASAASSDVKAETLAEEDKGEATGKSHKHKKKKKHKKNSKRKRKYKEGDEGTEQKTKKHKKHKHKKSKGASKTVLKITESDVNLALTLENRSGDSATGKSLAKEDSGGNTSTKQDLHTSSKEPENKKPKTDLKTSLPPTAAPSSSSSHRNTPTKARSRQSSGDYDSEDVSRKKSTSRYSDEYDSTSDRSRSRSRSGKRRRSYSSSSGGSTDRSRYSRNQSYSDSDYSDYSSGSRRRSKRRSPGSDSDSAVSKRHSTRHKYSSSDYSRSRSRSRSRSRRSRSRGRGRSSSSSRSRSKRRSRSLTGHSWKRSRSYSRDRSTSVRSHSGKGSHGRDSVDSRRGGRRDFNRSKIYRSQSPHYTRSGNRREGGRGSEPRRAGGSNLPCRSTEKDVGRCILTAKRLLEKIQSRRLEKAAGTAESSSKSGSKVKDPPQGYFGPKLPPALGIKPAQLPMIGKLPVGSKGTAPQRGENDSGETSVAIEGEQEKEGKTLVEETPVSEPPTPAVEHLAPEAAVCCQPPPPGFGEGAASHPLGNGSLPFPPLQGRLIPPPPPPPPDAEFFQPSAYPPITVDPNSSRPEGEDEEEEEEEDEGSLAPLESQPIIFTPDEMEKYSKLQQAAQQHIQQQLLAKQVKSFPAGAMPQALQPVTQTLQPIHIQQAPPPVSAASLTTVQHAILQHAAAAAAMGIPPHHQQLAQVHHIHQPHLAPISLSHLTHSLIPAHHAAFYASHPIHIIPASALHHAGPLTLHHVPHALYPTLLAPRQATAAAAALHLHPLLHPIFSGQDLQHPPSHGT